One window of the bacterium genome contains the following:
- a CDS encoding DUF1634 domain-containing protein, with protein sequence MTEDRTKPSEKQLIYANILNIGMWTGLLILIVSFVIYISGILPGFIPIEDIPKYWGMKSKEYIHLLNAPTKWGWITMVGKGDYLNFIGIAILAGLSVVCYLFILPSLIRKKDKFYIVIVVLEIIVLSLAASGILTVGGH encoded by the coding sequence ATGACTGAGGATAGAACAAAGCCTTCAGAAAAACAACTGATATATGCTAATATTTTAAATATTGGTATGTGGACCGGACTTTTAATCCTTATAGTTAGTTTTGTAATTTACATCTCTGGAATACTACCAGGTTTTATCCCTATTGAGGATATACCTAAATATTGGGGAATGAAATCTAAGGAGTATATTCATCTCCTTAATGCCCCAACTAAATGGGGATGGATAACTATGGTAGGTAAGGGAGATTACCTGAATTTTATTGGTATTGCTATCTTAGCCGGTTTGAGCGTAGTCTGCTATCTATTTATTTTACCTTCCTTAATTCGTAAGAAAGATAAATTTTATATTGTTATTGTTGTTTTAGAAATAATTGTTTTATCACTTGCCGCAAGTGGAATTCTCACCGTAGGTGGACATTAA
- a CDS encoding FAD-dependent oxidoreductase: MAIVIKIRKRDLTKIGLRGGRETSTLRPKYTPKTPPCTFTCPSGIDIRGYLTTISQSEGYKRNYAQSFEMGWYILVDKNPFPAVCGRVCPHPCEKECNRKELTRQEKDEAVSINNMERFIGDYGIKNNLAHKRLYPDIYPEKVAVIGSGPSGLSCAYQLARRGYRVTIFETYEKSGGMLRYGIPRYRLSEDILDAEINKILALGVEIKYNTRVGNIEQLQKEYNAIYVAIGAHQGLGLNIPGEDVVNVFTGADYLNKINSGQQVELGNKVLVIGGGNSAIDAARVARRQGADVTILYRRTKVEMPAIAHEVNQAEEEGIHLELLVAPVEVLRKGNKAVGLKCIRMELGEPDESGRRKPIPIAGSEFTVDATAIIAAISQSPVWTGLEELKNEKGWITVDERGQTGLKGVFAGGDVTNQLGLATEAIGLGRKAAETMDNYLRERELAKIIAPTVIRQTNMNLNYYDILPRTQTSYLAPAERVNNFNEVAFTIDESAAITETKRCLSCGLCFDCDNCYTFCSDSAVKKQPKGQHYEFNLALCQGCKKCAEECPCGYIDML, encoded by the coding sequence ATGGCTATAGTAATTAAAATAAGAAAAAGAGATTTAACCAAAATTGGTTTGCGGGGAGGTAGAGAAACCTCTACACTTCGACCTAAATATACCCCTAAAACACCACCGTGTACATTTACCTGTCCCAGTGGAATAGATATAAGGGGATATTTAACCACTATCAGTCAATCCGAAGGTTATAAAAGGAACTATGCTCAGTCGTTTGAAATGGGTTGGTATATTTTGGTGGATAAAAACCCATTTCCAGCGGTTTGCGGCAGGGTTTGCCCACATCCTTGTGAAAAGGAATGTAACCGCAAGGAACTGACGCGACAGGAAAAGGACGAGGCTGTTTCTATCAACAATATGGAGCGATTTATTGGTGACTACGGTATCAAGAACAATCTGGCACATAAACGGCTTTATCCGGACATATATCCAGAAAAGGTAGCGGTTATCGGCTCTGGTCCGTCAGGGCTTTCCTGTGCTTACCAGTTAGCCAGAAGAGGCTACCGGGTAACGATTTTTGAGACGTATGAGAAATCAGGTGGTATGCTCCGTTATGGCATACCGAGATATAGATTATCAGAGGATATCTTAGACGCTGAAATTAACAAGATTTTAGCCCTGGGCGTGGAGATTAAATACAACACCAGGGTTGGGAATATTGAACAGTTGCAAAAGGAATATAATGCCATCTATGTGGCTATTGGTGCTCATCAAGGGCTTGGTCTAAATATCCCGGGTGAAGATGTAGTCAATGTCTTTACCGGGGCTGATTACCTGAATAAAATTAATTCCGGCCAACAGGTGGAGTTGGGAAACAAAGTACTGGTCATCGGCGGTGGAAACAGTGCCATAGATGCCGCCAGGGTCGCCAGAAGACAAGGGGCAGATGTAACTATCCTCTACCGACGAACTAAGGTAGAGATGCCGGCTATTGCCCACGAGGTTAATCAAGCAGAAGAGGAAGGAATCCATTTAGAACTGTTGGTTGCCCCGGTGGAAGTTTTAAGGAAAGGCAATAAAGCGGTAGGACTGAAATGTATCCGCATGGAATTGGGTGAGCCGGATGAAAGTGGACGAAGAAAACCGATACCTATTGCGGGTTCTGAATTTACGGTGGATGCCACGGCAATCATCGCCGCCATCAGCCAGTCGCCTGTCTGGACAGGGTTAGAAGAACTTAAAAATGAAAAGGGCTGGATTACTGTTGATGAGAGAGGGCAGACAGGGCTAAAAGGGGTATTTGCCGGTGGTGATGTTACCAACCAACTTGGGCTTGCTACCGAGGCAATTGGGCTTGGCAGAAAAGCCGCTGAGACAATGGACAATTACCTGCGGGAAAGAGAATTAGCCAAAATTATTGCTCCCACAGTAATTCGCCAGACCAATATGAATCTTAATTACTACGATATCCTGCCACGAACACAAACTTCATACTTAGCCCCGGCAGAACGGGTAAATAATTTTAACGAGGTTGCCTTTACTATTGATGAATCTGCGGCAATAACAGAAACGAAAAGATGTTTAAGTTGCGGGCTGTGCTTTGATTGCGATAACTGCTATACCTTCTGCTCGGATAGTGCCGTCAAGAAACAACCCAAGGGTCAACATTACGAGTTTAATCTGGCACTATGTCAGGGTTGTAAGAAATGCGCCGAGGAATGCCCTTGCGGATATATTGATATGCTGTAA
- a CDS encoding 4Fe-4S dicluster domain-containing protein has product MDRRTFLKIGGGLVLGAAIAPLPQLVSLLRAEDTASGKTKLGMVIDLNKCKPGCTICVDACRKENNVPPDNYWLRVANIKPKFPNAQNRPIPLLCNHCEDPFCVKVCLVKASFKRKDGIVLIDEHRCIGCRYCMIVCPYKSRSFVFKKTNKWTNPDVPKRMHGVVEKCNFCVHRIDKGLMPACVDACPEKAMVFGNLNNSQSEIAKLIASGKTKTIRPDLSSKPKVYYLGL; this is encoded by the coding sequence ATGGATAGAAGGACTTTTCTTAAAATAGGTGGTGGATTGGTATTAGGAGCAGCCATAGCCCCATTACCTCAATTAGTCTCCCTTTTACGGGCAGAAGATACTGCTTCTGGAAAGACTAAATTAGGTATGGTGATTGATTTAAACAAATGTAAGCCAGGCTGTACCATATGTGTAGACGCCTGCCGCAAAGAAAATAATGTCCCACCAGATAACTATTGGCTCAGGGTGGCTAACATAAAACCCAAATTCCCTAATGCCCAAAACCGACCTATTCCTTTGCTATGTAACCATTGCGAAGACCCATTTTGCGTTAAGGTCTGCTTGGTTAAGGCATCCTTTAAACGTAAGGACGGGATTGTCTTGATTGATGAACATAGATGTATTGGGTGTAGATATTGTATGATTGTCTGTCCTTATAAATCGAGGTCGTTTGTGTTTAAGAAAACTAATAAATGGACTAACCCTGATGTTCCCAAACGAATGCATGGGGTAGTGGAAAAATGTAATTTTTGTGTCCACAGAATAGATAAAGGGCTTATGCCGGCTTGTGTTGATGCTTGCCCGGAAAAGGCTATGGTTTTTGGCAATTTGAATAACTCACAAAGCGAGATAGCTAAATTAATTGCCTCAGGTAAAACTAAAACCATTCGACCTGATTTAAGCTCAAAGCCAAAGGTCTATTACTTAGGATTGTAA
- the dsrB gene encoding dissimilatory-type sulfite reductase subunit beta — MATPQKRRTDIGPPHYEKFLHPIIKNNYGKWKYHEVLKPGVLVHVAESDDKIYTVRAGSPRLMSSDFVRLLCDLAEKYCEGYLRFTSRNNVEFMLGNKDNIDPLINDLSANGIPVGGTKNTISNIVHTQGWVHCHSSATDASGIVKAVMDELCDYFTGKIELPHKLRIAVACCLNMCGAVHCSDIAILGVHRRPPKINRERLSNLCEIPSVIASCPLAAIRPTIIDGKKSVEVDEDNCMYCGNCYTVCPAMPIADPLNDGISIWVGGKVSNARTTPMFTKLAIPFLPNNPPRWPETVSAVKSIVEIYAQGARKYERVGEWINRIGWPKFFDLTGIKFTKYHIDDFKHAGKTYRTTTQMK, encoded by the coding sequence ATGGCAACACCACAAAAAAGACGGACTGATATAGGTCCACCACATTATGAAAAGTTTCTACACCCAATTATCAAAAATAACTATGGTAAATGGAAATATCATGAGGTATTAAAACCGGGGGTATTGGTTCATGTAGCAGAAAGCGATGATAAGATTTATACCGTGCGGGCAGGTTCACCCAGGTTGATGAGTAGCGATTTTGTCCGACTATTATGCGATTTAGCCGAGAAATATTGTGAGGGATATTTGAGATTTACCTCAAGAAACAATGTTGAATTTATGCTGGGTAACAAGGATAATATTGACCCATTAATCAATGATTTATCTGCCAATGGTATTCCGGTAGGAGGCACGAAGAATACCATCTCTAATATTGTCCACACCCAGGGTTGGGTTCACTGCCATTCTTCAGCTACTGATGCCTCAGGGATTGTCAAGGCGGTGATGGATGAATTGTGCGACTACTTTACCGGGAAGATAGAATTGCCGCATAAATTAAGGATTGCGGTTGCTTGCTGTCTGAATATGTGCGGTGCGGTGCATTGCTCGGATATTGCTATTTTGGGAGTCCACCGCAGACCACCAAAGATTAATCGTGAAAGGTTGTCAAATCTTTGTGAAATTCCTTCGGTTATAGCCTCTTGTCCGCTGGCGGCGATAAGACCAACTATAATTGATGGCAAGAAATCTGTAGAAGTTGATGAAGATAATTGTATGTATTGCGGCAATTGCTACACGGTTTGTCCGGCGATGCCGATTGCTGACCCATTAAATGATGGGATCTCTATCTGGGTAGGTGGTAAGGTTTCTAATGCCAGAACAACTCCTATGTTCACTAAATTAGCCATACCATTTCTACCTAATAATCCACCAAGATGGCCTGAAACTGTGTCTGCGGTTAAAAGTATTGTTGAAATATACGCTCAAGGAGCCAGAAAATATGAGCGTGTAGGTGAGTGGATAAATAGGATTGGCTGGCCAAAATTCTTTGACCTGACTGGAATTAAGTTCACTAAATACCACATCGATGACTTCAAGCACGCGGGCAAAACCTATAGAACAACAACACAGATGAAGTAA
- the dsrA gene encoding dissimilatory-type sulfite reductase subunit alpha, translating into MSDLKTPLLDELEEGPWPSFVKDLKKLAERSPKAKDLLGQLELSYKDKMTHWKHGGIVGVKGYGGGVIGRFSDVGDQFPGAAHFHTVRVNQPSGWFYTATALRELMDIWDKYGSGILNMHGSTGDLIFLGADTDKLEPLFTDLSNADWDLGGSGSDVRTPSCCLGPARCEFACYDTMALTYDLTMTYQDELHRPFFPYKWKFKMAGCPNDCVASIARSDFSIIGIWRDNIRIDQSAVKEYADSGFDIQSNVANLCPKRCIQWDGKELKIDDEGCSKCMHCINVMPKALRPGEDKGACLLIGAKAPIVEGAQLSSVLVPFMKLEPPYDELKSLIRRIWDFWDEYGKARERIGECIQRIGLGNFLEKIGLEPVPQMVFQPRDNPYIFYEEYYEEEGG; encoded by the coding sequence ATGTCTGATTTGAAAACACCGCTTTTAGACGAATTAGAAGAGGGTCCATGGCCAAGTTTTGTGAAGGATTTAAAGAAATTGGCCGAGCGGAGTCCAAAGGCAAAAGACCTACTGGGGCAACTTGAGCTTTCTTATAAGGACAAGATGACTCACTGGAAACATGGTGGTATAGTAGGTGTCAAAGGCTATGGTGGGGGAGTTATCGGCAGATTTTCAGATGTAGGTGACCAATTCCCGGGAGCTGCCCATTTTCATACTGTTCGGGTTAATCAACCTTCAGGCTGGTTTTACACCGCAACGGCATTAAGGGAATTAATGGATATCTGGGACAAATACGGCTCAGGAATACTTAATATGCACGGCTCTACCGGTGATTTGATATTTCTGGGAGCAGATACGGATAAATTAGAACCCCTGTTTACTGATTTATCAAATGCAGATTGGGATTTAGGTGGTTCAGGGTCTGATGTGCGAACCCCAAGTTGTTGCCTGGGACCTGCTCGATGTGAATTTGCCTGCTATGATACGATGGCACTTACTTATGATTTAACTATGACCTATCAGGACGAGTTACATCGCCCATTTTTCCCATACAAATGGAAATTTAAAATGGCTGGTTGTCCTAATGATTGTGTCGCCTCGATTGCCAGAAGTGATTTCTCGATTATCGGAATATGGCGGGATAACATCCGCATAGACCAGAGTGCGGTTAAGGAATATGCCGATTCAGGGTTTGATATTCAATCTAATGTAGCAAATCTCTGTCCTAAAAGGTGTATCCAATGGGATGGAAAGGAATTAAAGATAGATGATGAAGGCTGTAGTAAATGTATGCACTGTATCAATGTTATGCCCAAAGCACTTCGACCGGGAGAAGATAAAGGTGCTTGTCTTCTTATTGGAGCAAAGGCGCCCATCGTCGAAGGTGCTCAACTTTCTTCGGTGCTCGTGCCATTTATGAAACTTGAGCCACCTTATGATGAGCTAAAATCCCTTATCCGAAGAATCTGGGACTTCTGGGATGAATATGGCAAGGCAAGAGAACGGATTGGTGAATGTATTCAACGGATAGGTTTGGGCAATTTTCTGGAAAAAATAGGGCTTGAACCTGTGCCACAAATGGTCTTTCAACCCAGAGACAATCCGTATATATTCTACGAGGAATATTACGAGGAAGAAGGGGGATAA
- a CDS encoding sulfite exporter TauE/SafE family protein → MLSQKLKKLILPILFLNLIIVPAFASQGTSAPTVSGPQVVWWVWPLVLFLVTFILGILAVLGGVGGGVLYVPIIGGFFPFHLDFVRGAGLFVALSGALAAGPGLLKRNLANLRLALPVALIASTSAIVGAIVGLAIPTNIIQTLLGITIIFIVIIMGLAKKSDFPNVPKPDKLSQSLAIMGIYREESLGKDVQWCIHRTPQGLALFVLIGIMAGMFGLGAGWANVPVLNLLMGAPLKIAVGTSKFLLSITDTSAAWIYLNEGAVLPMIVVPSVVGIMLGSMVGVKLLVKAKPKSIKWVLLGILTFAGLRALLKGVGVWP, encoded by the coding sequence ATGTTATCGCAAAAACTGAAAAAATTAATCCTACCCATACTCTTTTTAAATTTAATTATCGTGCCTGCATTTGCCTCTCAAGGAACTTCTGCCCCTACTGTTTCAGGTCCACAGGTGGTCTGGTGGGTCTGGCCATTAGTCCTTTTTTTGGTTACATTCATTTTAGGCATACTGGCGGTGCTGGGTGGGGTTGGAGGAGGGGTACTTTATGTACCAATTATTGGTGGTTTTTTCCCTTTTCATCTTGACTTTGTGAGAGGAGCAGGATTATTTGTTGCTCTTTCTGGTGCTTTGGCAGCAGGACCAGGTCTTTTAAAAAGGAATTTAGCTAATCTACGGTTGGCATTACCTGTAGCATTAATTGCCTCTACTTCGGCAATAGTCGGGGCAATAGTTGGACTGGCTATTCCCACAAATATCATCCAGACACTGCTTGGTATAACTATTATATTTATTGTGATTATTATGGGGTTGGCAAAAAAGTCTGATTTTCCAAATGTTCCCAAACCAGATAAATTATCTCAATCTCTGGCTATTATGGGGATTTATCGGGAAGAATCATTAGGAAAAGATGTCCAATGGTGCATTCATAGAACACCTCAAGGATTAGCTTTATTTGTTCTTATTGGTATTATGGCCGGTATGTTTGGGCTGGGAGCAGGTTGGGCTAATGTTCCAGTATTAAATCTGCTCATGGGTGCTCCTTTGAAAATCGCGGTTGGGACAAGTAAATTTTTGCTTTCAATTACCGATACCTCTGCCGCCTGGATATATCTTAATGAGGGAGCAGTTTTACCTATGATTGTTGTTCCCTCTGTTGTAGGAATAATGCTTGGCTCTATGGTTGGGGTTAAACTATTAGTTAAGGCAAAACCAAAGAGTATCAAATGGGTGTTGCTTGGCATTTTAACCTTTGCAGGTCTAAGGGCGTTACTCAAGGGTGTGGGAGTGTGGCCATAA
- the nrfD gene encoding polysulfide reductase NrfD has protein sequence MKIYFTKIEGKTIRFYLLVAVLTVLASGGLYSSYLMYTKGHYLTGMNNQVPWGMPIVLTIYLIGLSAGSLVLSSLSSVFGQTEYKSFARVAAYLAALLLVGALLSLSLDLGRPERITMAFFYLNPTSIFSWNGFLYSAYIVICIVYLWAMFTERAKWVKAIGTLAVVWAICVHSGTGAIFGFVSGRELYHSPLTPPSFVAAALSSGTALIIILLLLTFKCTKRYLDPQLIIGLSRLLVAFILVVFYLIVIENLTRLYAPATYEAAHFLLFSGNEYCLVFWIGLILIGSIIPAIILFNPKTKDSIGWIVFSSVLVVIGVLCERFIIVIPGQVFPVELFPGYEVSSPFMDGAIGSYLISPLEVIQAVGILAIVGLLYVLGLKLFALLPTEAKK, from the coding sequence ATGAAGATATATTTCACTAAAATAGAGGGTAAAACAATTAGATTTTATCTGTTAGTAGCAGTGCTGACTGTGTTAGCCTCAGGTGGTCTGTATTCCTCTTACCTGATGTACACCAAGGGGCATTATCTAACCGGAATGAATAACCAGGTACCATGGGGAATGCCGATTGTCCTGACCATTTATTTAATTGGCTTAAGTGCCGGCTCACTGGTGCTATCTTCTTTATCATCCGTATTTGGGCAAACAGAATACAAAAGCTTCGCCAGGGTAGCGGCTTATTTAGCCGCACTGCTTTTAGTGGGAGCATTATTATCTCTCAGTCTTGACCTCGGCAGACCGGAGCGGATTACGATGGCATTTTTCTACCTGAACCCAACCTCTATCTTCTCCTGGAACGGTTTTCTGTATTCAGCCTATATTGTTATCTGCATTGTCTATCTCTGGGCAATGTTCACCGAGAGGGCAAAATGGGTTAAGGCAATAGGGACATTAGCCGTTGTCTGGGCAATTTGTGTTCATAGTGGGACTGGGGCTATTTTTGGCTTTGTCAGTGGTCGTGAATTATACCATTCGCCTTTGACTCCACCGAGTTTTGTTGCCGCCGCACTATCCTCCGGAACGGCGTTAATCATTATCTTGCTTTTGCTGACTTTTAAATGCACTAAGCGATATTTAGACCCGCAATTAATTATAGGTTTGAGTAGATTATTAGTGGCATTTATCCTCGTTGTTTTCTACCTTATTGTCATTGAAAACCTGACCCGACTTTATGCCCCGGCAACTTACGAGGCAGCACATTTCCTTTTATTTAGTGGCAATGAATATTGCTTAGTCTTTTGGATTGGGCTGATACTTATTGGCTCTATTATCCCGGCTATTATACTTTTTAACCCAAAAACTAAAGATTCAATTGGCTGGATTGTGTTTTCATCGGTATTGGTAGTTATTGGCGTGCTGTGTGAAAGATTCATTATTGTTATCCCGGGCCAGGTATTTCCAGTAGAACTATTTCCGGGTTATGAGGTCAGTAGTCCATTTATGGATGGGGCAATAGGCAGTTATTTGATTAGTCCGTTAGAGGTTATTCAGGCAGTCGGGATTTTAGCGATTGTTGGTCTGCTGTATGTCTTAGGGCTAAAACTCTTTGCCTTATTGCCAACAGAGGCAAAAAAATAA